A window of Exiguobacterium sp. Helios genomic DNA:
TGAGGGGCACAAACAAATAAAACACGTACATGTAAGCGGATACAGCTATGCTATACTACTTATTAGAAGAAAAAGGATGGAGGAGACGGCGATGAAGAGCATCCGAACACGTTTGATCCGACTTGTCGTCTTAGCGATTCTGATTCCGACGACGCTTGCTACATCAGCTTCTTATCTCTATGTACGGAATCAAAATGTGGAGCAGGCGGAACGTTCAAGCTTGAGCGCTTTGAAAAGAGGAAGCAACCAAATCAGTCATTATATGGAAGATATAAGACGATTACCGACAAGTTTGTATGCGAATCGCTCCTTACTCAATATTATGAATGTCGGGGCGGATGCTGAGCTCAGTGAATCGGAGGGTGTGATTTCACGGGCGCTTCTCGGACTCTTTTTATCCAGACAAGATATTGAGCAGCTTCACTTTGTCATCTTAAAAGGAAACTCGGAGTACTCGGTTTATAACATGAAGACATCCAGCCGGGGGAAGTTTGATTGGTTACAGGAGACCGACTACTTTCGTTTGATGAAACAAAAAAACGGCTGGTTGATTGATCCGGCACATCAGATTACTGCCTATAATACACATACGATGATTTTGGATGACAAACAGATCGTCAGCTTCCGTTACCGGATCAATCGTGTGGAAACAGATGAACCGCTTGGATTTCTTTCTGTCGACATTCCAACGAGTGTCTTTGAACAGCAATTAAAGCTGTTTGAAAACTTCCCCGGTGAATCGCTTTGGCTGTTGAATGGAAATCAATTGATTGCCAAGACGGGAAAAGAGCTTCCGGTCACGAATGACCGATTTACAGGTAAAAGTGGCAGCATGCGGGTCGGGGACTCCTTCATCGTTTATGCCAAAACGAAAACACAGGGTGTTCCTATCACACTTGTTAAGACGACGCCATACGCCTCTGTCGTCAAAAGTGCTAATGAAACAGCTCTGATTTTAATTTTGATCGGAATTGGCTCGTTAGTCTTGATGATTATTGCAGCAAGTCTCGTGGCACTTGAAATCACAAAGCCGATTAAACAGCTGACAGCAAACGTGTGGCGTGTCGAACAAGGCGATTTATCGGCTCAATTCATTGCGACAACCAATGATGAGATTGGATTGCTGAATCGGCAGTTCCAGCGGATGATTCAACGAATCGACCGGCTGATCAAACGTGAATACCGTTTGGCACTGGAAAACCGGACGAATGAATTGCGGGCCTTACAATCCCAGTTGAATCCGCATTTTTTGTTTAATGCCTTGCAATCAATCGGGACGACGACGTTACAGGGCGACCGAAAAGTTGCATATCGTTCGATTACAGGACTTTCGCAAATGATGCGTTATTCGATGAATAATGAACAGACAATTGTGACGTTGAAGCAGGAAGTCGATCATCTTCAGTCCTATATGCGTCTTCAGCAGCAACGCTTTCCCGATCGATTCCGCTACATCGTTGATGTGCCGTGGCACATGAATTCGATTGAAGTCCCGAAAATGATTTTACAACCCTTTGCTGAAAATTATTTTAAGCATGCGTTTAATCAACAGGTAGATGCAACCGAAAACTATCTCGCCTATAAAGTCAGAAGTGACGGGGATCAACTGATCATTCAAGTCGAAAACAGCGGGGCAGTCATGGAATCGACGGAACTGAAAAGTATTGATCAAACGATGCGGATGCACCGTCGGCCGGAAGACCGTCAAACATCCGGGATCGGTCTACACAATATCTACGAACGTCTATTAATCTTTTATGGAGAGGAAGCCAGTATGATCCTGCAGTCTCCAACTGAAGGTGGTTTTAGAATCGTCATTCGAATTCCCGTTGAACAGGAGGAACTATGATGAATGTATTGATCGTAGACGACGAAAAACATGTTCGTGATGCCGTTAAATTGCTTGGCGAGTGGGATACATGGCAGGTAGACAACATCTTTGAAGCGGATGACGGAGTCACTGCCAAACGTTTTTTGGAACAGGAAAAAATCGATTTGATGTTAACAGATGTCGAAATGCCCGGACTGGACGGACTAAGTTTACTCGAATGGACAAAAAATCATCATCCAAAGGTCGTCACGATTGTATTGACAGGGTATGATGATTATACGTATATGCGTCGTGCGATTTTGCATCAATCGTTTGATTACTTACTCAAGCCAATCGATCCTGATATTTTAAACGATGCTGTCGGGCGTGCGATGGAATTGATAGGTCCTGTTCCGGAACAAGGAGAAGCGATTGATCAGATTGCGAAGTACATTGCGACACACTATGCGGAAGAACTAACGCTTCAACTCATGAGCGAACGCTTTTACTTAAGCCGGGAATACATTTCAAGACGATTCAAACAACGTTTTTCGGTCAATCTATCGGATTATATTCAAACGATCCGTTTAAATCGGGCGAAGGAATTGTTGGGTGAGACGGATGCTCGAATCTACGAGATCGCGCTTGAAGTCGGATACCATGATGATAAATATTTTCGGAAAGTCTTTAAAAAGCAGTTTGGAATGACTCCAAATGAGTTCCGGGAGTTGTTGTCGGTTTAGTCACTATTTAGAGGAGGAATCGTACATGAGCGTACACATTAACGCAACAGAAGGTCAGATTGCAGAAACCGTATTACTTCCAGGAGATCCACTTCGTGCAAAATACATTGCCGATACATTTTTAGAGGACGTCGTTTTGTATAACGAAGTTCGCGGAATGTATGGTTTTACAGGAACGTATAAAGGTAAAAAAGTTTCTGTTCAAGGAACAGGGATGGGTGTCCCGTCGATGTCGATTTATGCAAACGAATTAATCCAATCATACGGAGCTAAAAACCTGATTCGTGTCGGTACTGCCGGCGGGATCACGCCGGACGTCAAAGTCCGCGACGTCGTCATCGCGATGAGTGCGTCACACGATATGGCACAAAACCGGGTTCGGTTCAACGGACTGGATTATGCGCCGACAGCATCGTTTGACTTATTGCACAAAGCTTATATGACAGCGAAAGAACACGGCATCGATGCAAAAGTCGGTCAAATCTTCACGACCGATCAATTTTACCAAGATGATTTCCACCACTTCAAAAAATGGGCGGACTTCGGTTGCCTCGCAATCGAGATGGAAGCGGCAGGTCTCTACACACTCGCTGCAAAACATAAAGTCAACGCCTTGACGATCTTAACGATTTCCGATCACTTGTTGACGGGTGAAGAGACGACGTCGGAAGAACGTCAAACGACGTTTAACGACATGATGAAAGTCGCACTTGAAACAGCAATCCAACTGTAAACGGAAGGCGGAGAAAAGACTCTCCGCTTTTTTTATTTGCCCTGGCAGCTATGGTAGAATGAGAAGGAAGAAATGAATGAGCTCACAAGGGGGATTTACGGATGGGATTGACGACAACGGGATTAGATGTAGCACGTCAGGTCGAGGTACAACGGACTTTTTTCAAGACAGGCGCAACAAGAAGCATTGCTTTTCGTTTAAGTATGTTGACGTTCTTGAAACAAGCGATTGAAACGCATGAAGCAGCCATTTACGATGCCTTGAAAGTCGACTTGAATAAAGGGCGTCAAGACGCTTTTACGACAGAAATCGGTTTTGTCTACGGCGAAATCAATCGGATGGAAAAACAATTGCGCCGTCTTGCAAAGCCGCGCCGTGTGGGGACGCCATTGTTGCATTTTGGCTCGAAAAGTGAAATCCGTTTCGAACCGTACGGAAACGTTCTTGTCATCGCACCTTGGAATTATCCTTTCCAACTTGCCCTTGCACCTGTCGTAGGCGCGATTGCAGCGGGGAATACCGTCGTTTTGAAACCTTCGGAATTAACGCCAAACGTCTCACGTGTGCTACGCGAAGTCTTTGAGACGGCCTTCCATGAACGTTTTGGTGTCGTAATCGAAGGTGATGCGGAAGTGAGTACAGCAGTGTTAGAAGAAAAGTTTGATTACATCTTTTTTACGGGTTCGACACGCGTCGGAAAAATTGTTCATCAGGCGGCAGCGAAACACCTGACACCGGTCACACTTGAACTCGGCGGTAAGTCTCCGACGATTGTCCACAAGGATGCAGACTTAAGACTCGCGGCGAAACGGATTGCCTGGGGCAAATGGTTAAATGCCGGACAAACATGTATCGCACCGGATTATGTTTTTGTTCATCGGGATGTACAAGAAACATTCCTGCGTTATATCGAGGAAGAAGCATTTTCACAGTATGGAAATGGGGTGGGAGTTGGATCATACGTCAAAATTGTATCCGACAGTCACTTGGAACGCTTGACGGGCTATCTCGATCAGGGAGACATTGAATTCGGCGGACAAGTCAATCCGGAAACAAGAAAAATGGCTCCGACCGTCATGACGAACGTTCCTCTTGATTCGAAATTGATGCAAGAAGAAATTTTCGGTCCGATTTTGCCGGTTCTTGTATATGATGAAATTGAAGATGTCATCACATTTGTCACAGACCGTGATAAACCACTTGCACTCTATTTGTTCACAGAAAATGACTTCGTCAAGGAACGTGTCCTGAACCGGATTTCCTTTGGTGGCGGTTGTGTGAATGATACGCTCATGCATGTCGCACAGCATAACTTACCGTTTGGTGGTGTCGGTGCCAGCGGGATTGGTGGATATCATGGCAAGTACAGCTTTGAAACGTTCAGCCATCAAAAAGGCCTTGTGCACAATACGACGAAGTTTGATTTACCATTCCGTTATATGCGTTCAAATACTGATTCCAAATGGATGCGCTTTTTGTTATGATGGTTGAGGTTTGATTAATATGAAGTGTTATAAAAAGTAAATTTTTGTTGAATTAAGGAGTACATGTTTTGAAACGTCAATTACGTCAGTGGATCAAGAAAACTAAACTGGTCGAAACGGGATTGCACCTCGTGATGCGGTTGTTTGCTTGTTTGCCGGTTCACCCAAATCGCTTCCTTTTCGAAAGCTTTTTAGGAAAACAATACAGCGACAATCCACGTGCCATTTATGAAGCGTTAAAACAAGAACATCCGGAACTTGAGTTGATTTTCAGTAAAGATCGACAGAGTGTATTAACGGATCCGACGGTGCAGACAGTCAATCGAATGACGATTCGCTGGATTTATCTGCTCGCTACATCGCGCGTCTGGATTTCTAACAGCAGGCTTCCCTCTTGGTTGTTCAAACGAAAAGGGACCATCTATTTACAGACGTGGCATGGAACGCCGTTAAAGAAGCTGGCACTCGACATGGATGATGTGCAGATGGCCAATACGACGACAAAACGCTATAAGCGTGACTTTGCGCGTGAAGCATCAAAGTGGGATTTTTTGATTTCACCGAATGCCTATTCAAGTCGGATTTTTCGACGGGCCTTTCATTTTTCAGGTGAAATGCTTGAAGTCGGTTATCCACGCAATGATGTGTTTTACCAGACGGAACGGCATCCGGAAATCGTCGAACGGGTTTATTCGCGGTATCAAATTGATCGGACTAAGAAAATCATTCTGTATGCGCCGACCTGGCGAGACAACGAGTACGTGGCACAAGGATCGTATTCCTTTACGTTGCCATTTTCGTTGGAACAGTTCGAAAAACGGTTTGGTGCTGAATATACGTTGCTGATCCGGATGCATTATTTAGTAGCGGATCAAGTGGATACGTCAGCTTATCTATCTGTCCACAACGCTTCGGATTACCCGGATATTTCAGATTTATATATCGCAGCAGATGCTATGATTACAGATTATTCATCCGTCATGTTTGACTATGCTCATCTGAAACGACCGATGATTTTTTACACGTATGATTTAGAACATTATCGGGATCAACTGCGCGGATTCTATTTTGACTTTGAGCAGGAAGCACCGGGTCCGCTCGTTTTACAACAAGCACGATTATTTGAAGAGATTGATCGGTTGCATGAATGGAGTAATCGATATGGCGCAAAATTTGCTGCATTTGAAAAGAAATTTTGTCAATGGGATGACGGAACAGCGTCTTTACAAGCCTATCAACGTCTTTTGCAACCTGTCAGCAATCAGCATAAAGGAGAATTATCATGAAAAAAGTCATCACGTACGGCACATTTGATTTACTGCATTGGGGTCACATCAACATCCTCAAACGCGCAAAGGAAATGGGCGATTATTTAGTCGTCGCGATTTCGACGGACGAGTTCAATCGATTGAAACATAAAGAATCGTATCACAGCTTCGAAAACCGTAAATTGATTTTGGAATCAATTCGTTACGTTGACGAAGTCATTGCGGAAAACAATTGGGATCAGAAAATCACCGATGTACAAGAACATCAAATCGATACATTTGTCATGGGAGATGACTGGGCCGGTGAATTCGATTTCTTGAAAGAATATTGTGAAGTCGTTTATCTCAGTCGGACGGAAGGTATTTCGACAAGCCAGATCAAAACGGAGTTAGGAAAAGGTTCGTGAACAAAAAAGACCACACCCTGCGTGCGGTCTTTCTTCATGGAAGGGAGGGAATAACGTGAGAGAGAGTATCGTGCAAATCTACTTGCTGCTTTTCCGGATTTTCTATCGAATCTTCTGCTTGTTACCTGTGAGACCCGTGACGCTCTTTTGGGTCACTTACGGTGATAATGTGAAACCGATCAATGATGCGCTCCTGACGGAATTTCCGAACGAAAAACGGTATTTGATTTATGATAAAAAATTTGTGAAATATCCGGAAGCATGGTCGGCGGAATATGCATTGCCTTATCGCAGACTGAGTTTTATTCGGCTGGCGTACCTTCTTGCAACATCGAAGCATCATTTCATCGATAACTATATCGGCGAATATAGTGTCGCCCCGATTCGTCAGGGAACAAAACGGATCCAGTTATGGCATGCTGCAGGGACACTAAAGAAATTCGGTTTGACGTCATCAAAGAGTTTGATGGTACCGAAGCATGTCCTGCGACGTTTCAAACGGGTGTACCAGCGTTATGGGGACTTCATCGTACCGGGAGGAGCTTGCGCGAAACAATTCATGGGACCACATGATCTTCCGCGGACAGTCTTCAAAACATTTGGTGTGCCCCGGACAGATTACTGGTTTGACGAACAACATCAACACACCAAAAAAAAACTTCACGATGCTTACGTCAAACAGGAACGTCGTATTCTATTGTATGCGCCAACCTACCGGGAATATAATGGAATGGAAGGACAGACTGTCCGCCAACTCGAACAATTGACCGATCAAGGATGGACAATTCTTGTCAAATTACATCCGACGGTCCGTTCGATGTTCACACATCAAAAAAAACATGTGCACTTCGTTACGGACGAATATTCAATCAATGATTACTTACTCATCACCGATGTATTGATCACCGATTATTCCTCGATTCCTTTTGAAAGTTGTCTGCTGGATGTTCCAACCATTCTTTACACACCAGATATCGACACGTACCGGCAGATTCCGGGTATCATCGATTCCTATCCGGACCCGTTACCGGTTACTTGCACAAATCAATTTGATGTTATATTGAACTGGATTAATTCGGATGCAGCGCTAGAAGAAAGCCGGACAGCGATGGAAAAATTCAAAACAGTCTGGTATACGGAACAACCTGGACAAGCGACACGTCGGATTGTCGATCATTACTACCGGAAAGTACGTTGAAGTAAAAAAATGATCTATGTTTTTAAACGAAACTAGAATCATTTTTTTAAAAAATTTTGTGAAAACATGAACAAAGTTTGACAATCTTTTGAAAAAACGTTTTTTTGACGTGTGATGTTCTATACTAGGAGCAGAAGGAATCAAGGAAAGGAGAATGCGAAATGCTTGCTTGCGGAACAACAGAAGCCAATACGTTTGTCTTATCAGCAGAGACACGAATGATACTGGAAGACTTCATGACAGAGGTGACGTTTAAAAAGGATTCAATCGTTTGTTGGGAAGGTGAGTTAAACGATAAGTTGTTTTATGTGAAGCAAGGCGGTGTCAAACTGTCTAAACTGACGAAAAAAGGCAGCCCTTTAATGATGTTTTTATACTTTAAGGGTGATTTGTTCGGTGAGTTTGATGTCGGCGAAGCATTTCCAAGTTCTTATAGCGTTGAAACAATGGAAGACAGTGTCCTGGGTGTCATTTCGAAAACGAAGCTTGAGGAATTGATGAAGCAGGACGGTGTATTTGCCTTAGAAATCATGCGTTGGCAAGCCTTGATGCGAAAGCAGTCCGAAACGAAACTGCGTGACCTGTTGTTGTTTGGGAAACAAGGTGCACTGGCCTCGACCTTACTCCGGTTGATTGCCATGCATGGAAAACAGGTTGGGGAAGACTATGTCATTTCCAAACGACCATCCGATAGCGAACTCGGTCAGTTGATCGGGGCGCCGCGCGAAACGGTCAATCGCATGTTTTCCCAGTGGAAAAAAGACAAGGTCATTTCATCAACGACGACTAAAATCATCGTCCATGATGCTAACTATTTGAGAGATTTATGCCATTGTGAAGGATGTCCGGTAGGTGTATGCCGGATTTAAAAATAAAGCGAATCCTCTTGTCCTTGAGACAAGGGGATTTTTTTGAGAGCTTCTTCCTAAAATGTGAACTTTATGTGTGTTTTTAGAAGGGAAAGCGAGAAATCGTCACAAATGGTGTGACATTTATCACGGTCTCAAGCGGTACGTCTTTTCTAGAATGAAGACAGGACATCAAGTTGAAATGAGAAGGGAGTCAGGCATCATGAGCAGTAAACCAGAACCGAATTTATCAGGCACAATCGTCGCCGTTTTTATTGTTGCTTCCGTCATCATCGGGATGTGGGGATCGATTTTTCTATTATTTAGTTCCAGATAAGGAGGAAAGGCAATGCACATTCATCGTTTGGAGAAAATTTGGTTAGTATTTGGTTGTGTGATGTTAGCCGTTTTTTTAGTCATCATTGGTATTTCTGCTTTTGCATCCGGCAATCAACCGCCGTCTGACGCTACATTAATTGATCCGACACAAGTGGATCAGACCAAACCATTTGATAAACCGGGGTTGAAAAAAATTGACGAAAACCGCTATGAAGCAGTCATGGTGTCGCAAGCGTTTCAGTTCACGCCACAAGATATGGTAATTAAAAAAGGGGCAACGGTAGACTTTCTCGTGACGTCAAAAGATGTCGTTCACGGTTTTGAAATCGTAAAGACAAATGTCAACATGATGGTCGTACCCGGTCATATCAATTCAATCGAATATACCTTTAAAAAAGCCGGAGAGTATTTGATTGTCTGTAATGAGTATTGCGGAAGCGGTCACCATATGATGTCGACAAAAATTAAGGTGGTGGAGTAAATGAATGCCATTTCGAGAAAATTAAAAGAATTTGAGATGGAGCGGGGAATGCCGGCGACGGCAATTGGCTTAAAAGAAGCGAAACTGGCTTTTGCCCATGTCAGCTTTTCGCTCGTCGCCTTGTTGATTGGCGGGTTATGCGGGTTACTGCAGACACTCGTGCGGACCGGTGTGATTCCGGAAATTGCAGGCGTCGGCTATTATGAATTATTGACGGCCCACGGGTTGATGCTGGCGATTGTATTTACGACATTATTTATTTTTGGCTTACTATTTTCTTTTTTAGGACAATCGTTTGGGCGTTTCGAAGAATTTCCAAGACGGCTCGGTTGGGTCGGATTTTGGTTTATGATGCTTGGTGTCGTCCTCGTCACATGGATGGTCCTCGCAGGAGAAGCTTCTGTTTTATATACCTTTTATGCACCATTGAAGGCTCACCCGGTGTTTTATATCGGACTTGTCATCTTTGTTGTCGGAACGTGGATTTCTTCCGGTGCGATGTTCCGGATGTACGCGGACTATAAACGGGAGCACAAAGGTGTTCATCCACCGCTTCAGGCATACATGAGTATCATGACGGTATTGTTATGGGTCGTCGCGACACTCGGAGTCGCTGCTACGATTTTGTTTCAACTCTTACCGTTGTCACTCGGTTGGACGGATAAAGTCGGAATTGAGTTGTCACGCACGCTCTTTTGGTACTTTGGTCATCCGCTTGTATATTTTTGGCTGTTGCCGGCATATATCGTCTGGTACACCGTGATTCCGAAAATCGTCGGCGGAAAGATTTTTTCAGATGCATTGGCCCGGATGTCCTTTTTATTATTTTTACTGTTTTCCTTCCCTGTCGGATTCCATCATCAATTGTTGGAACCGGGTATCTCAGCCTTTTGGAAATACATTCAGGTCGTCCTCACGTTTTTGGTCATCATCCCGTCACTCATGACAGCCTTCTCGATGTTTGCGACTTTTGAACTGGCAGGGCGGCGTCAAGGCGCAACCGGACTGTTCGGCTGGATCAAGAAGATGCCGTACCGGGATGTCCGCTTTTTAGCACCGTTTGTCGGAATGTTATTTTTCATTCCGGCGGGAGCAGGTGGAGTCATCAATGCGTCGCATCAATTAAACATTGTTGTCCACAACACACTGTGGGTGACCGGTCATTTTCATATCACGGTCGGAGCTGCCGTTGCCTTAACGTTTTTTGGAACTGCCTATTGGTTGGTCCCCTTGCTCAGAGGACGGACGCTGACGAAACAACTCAACCGGATCGGACTGATCCAAACGATGTTGTGGACGGTCGGTATGCTGTTCATGTCGACAGCGATGCATATTTCAGGGTTACTCGGTAATCCGAGACGAACAGGTCCGGCAGCTTACTTCAAAGATTCGCTTGTTGCCGACTGGATTCCGTATCATGTTGCGATGGCAATTGGCGGAACGATTTTATTCCTTTCCATTCTGTTGTTCTTATTTGCGATGTTCCAACTCGCTTTCCGGGCACCGAAAGGCATGGAAGAGTTCCCGGTTGCTGAAACAGAAAAAGCAGCGATGCAAACACCGCTGTTCTTCGAAAATTGGAAGCTTTGGATTTTCGTGACGTTTGCGTTAATTGCATTTGCCTATACGGTTCCAATTTGGCATATGATTGAGAATGCGCCGCCTGGAGCACCAGGCTGGAAATTGTGGTGACAGAACGAAAACAAATAAATGACCGGGTTCCTCTGAGATACAGGAGGAACCCGGTCATTTTCATTGAGTATGAGAGCAATTGTAAGTATAGAAAAATGCTGAAGATTACTTAACGATGTTGTGTTTAAACGCATAAACGACAGCTTGCGTCCGGTCAACGACATCAAGCTTCGACAAGATGTTCGAAACATGTGTTTTGACAGTCTTCAAAGAGATGAACAGTTCGTCGGCAATTTCCTGGTTCGCCATTCCGCGTGCCATCAGTTGCAATACTTCCTGTTCGCGTTCTGTCAAATCATCATGGAGATGGCTCGTTGGTTTTCGTAAACGTTCCATCATTTTCCCCGTGACTTGGGCCGCCATGACGGATTGACCACTTGCTGTTTTTCGAATCGCTTCTGCAATTTCAAAGGCACTTGCTGTTTTTAAGACATAACTCATTGCACCGGCCTCGATGACAGGGTAGACCTTTTCATCATCTAAAAAGCTGGTGACGACTAGAATTTTGGCATCTGGCCATTCTTTTCGAATCAACCGTGTTCCTTCAACGCCATCGACCGGCTCCATGACTAAATCCATTAAAACGACATCCGGACGATGTTTCAATGCAAGCTCAGCACCTACTTGTCCGTCCGATGCTTCTGCTACGACCTCGATATCTGGTTGAGTGGACAAAAAAGCAGAAACACCTGCACGGACCATTTCGTGATCATCGACTAATAACACACGTATCATACTTGCACCATCCGATCTTTTCTTAATTTTACTTCAATTTGTGTTCCTTGTCCC
This region includes:
- a CDS encoding sensor histidine kinase — translated: MKSIRTRLIRLVVLAILIPTTLATSASYLYVRNQNVEQAERSSLSALKRGSNQISHYMEDIRRLPTSLYANRSLLNIMNVGADAELSESEGVISRALLGLFLSRQDIEQLHFVILKGNSEYSVYNMKTSSRGKFDWLQETDYFRLMKQKNGWLIDPAHQITAYNTHTMILDDKQIVSFRYRINRVETDEPLGFLSVDIPTSVFEQQLKLFENFPGESLWLLNGNQLIAKTGKELPVTNDRFTGKSGSMRVGDSFIVYAKTKTQGVPITLVKTTPYASVVKSANETALILILIGIGSLVLMIIAASLVALEITKPIKQLTANVWRVEQGDLSAQFIATTNDEIGLLNRQFQRMIQRIDRLIKREYRLALENRTNELRALQSQLNPHFLFNALQSIGTTTLQGDRKVAYRSITGLSQMMRYSMNNEQTIVTLKQEVDHLQSYMRLQQQRFPDRFRYIVDVPWHMNSIEVPKMILQPFAENYFKHAFNQQVDATENYLAYKVRSDGDQLIIQVENSGAVMESTELKSIDQTMRMHRRPEDRQTSGIGLHNIYERLLIFYGEEASMILQSPTEGGFRIVIRIPVEQEEL
- a CDS encoding helix-turn-helix domain-containing protein, giving the protein MNVLIVDDEKHVRDAVKLLGEWDTWQVDNIFEADDGVTAKRFLEQEKIDLMLTDVEMPGLDGLSLLEWTKNHHPKVVTIVLTGYDDYTYMRRAILHQSFDYLLKPIDPDILNDAVGRAMELIGPVPEQGEAIDQIAKYIATHYAEELTLQLMSERFYLSREYISRRFKQRFSVNLSDYIQTIRLNRAKELLGETDARIYEIALEVGYHDDKYFRKVFKKQFGMTPNEFRELLSV
- the deoD gene encoding purine-nucleoside phosphorylase, which translates into the protein MSVHINATEGQIAETVLLPGDPLRAKYIADTFLEDVVLYNEVRGMYGFTGTYKGKKVSVQGTGMGVPSMSIYANELIQSYGAKNLIRVGTAGGITPDVKVRDVVIAMSASHDMAQNRVRFNGLDYAPTASFDLLHKAYMTAKEHGIDAKVGQIFTTDQFYQDDFHHFKKWADFGCLAIEMEAAGLYTLAAKHKVNALTILTISDHLLTGEETTSEERQTTFNDMMKVALETAIQL
- a CDS encoding aldehyde dehydrogenase, which encodes MGLTTTGLDVARQVEVQRTFFKTGATRSIAFRLSMLTFLKQAIETHEAAIYDALKVDLNKGRQDAFTTEIGFVYGEINRMEKQLRRLAKPRRVGTPLLHFGSKSEIRFEPYGNVLVIAPWNYPFQLALAPVVGAIAAGNTVVLKPSELTPNVSRVLREVFETAFHERFGVVIEGDAEVSTAVLEEKFDYIFFTGSTRVGKIVHQAAAKHLTPVTLELGGKSPTIVHKDADLRLAAKRIAWGKWLNAGQTCIAPDYVFVHRDVQETFLRYIEEEAFSQYGNGVGVGSYVKIVSDSHLERLTGYLDQGDIEFGGQVNPETRKMAPTVMTNVPLDSKLMQEEIFGPILPVLVYDEIEDVITFVTDRDKPLALYLFTENDFVKERVLNRISFGGGCVNDTLMHVAQHNLPFGGVGASGIGGYHGKYSFETFSHQKGLVHNTTKFDLPFRYMRSNTDSKWMRFLL
- a CDS encoding CDP-glycerol glycerophosphotransferase family protein, translated to MKRQLRQWIKKTKLVETGLHLVMRLFACLPVHPNRFLFESFLGKQYSDNPRAIYEALKQEHPELELIFSKDRQSVLTDPTVQTVNRMTIRWIYLLATSRVWISNSRLPSWLFKRKGTIYLQTWHGTPLKKLALDMDDVQMANTTTKRYKRDFAREASKWDFLISPNAYSSRIFRRAFHFSGEMLEVGYPRNDVFYQTERHPEIVERVYSRYQIDRTKKIILYAPTWRDNEYVAQGSYSFTLPFSLEQFEKRFGAEYTLLIRMHYLVADQVDTSAYLSVHNASDYPDISDLYIAADAMITDYSSVMFDYAHLKRPMIFYTYDLEHYRDQLRGFYFDFEQEAPGPLVLQQARLFEEIDRLHEWSNRYGAKFAAFEKKFCQWDDGTASLQAYQRLLQPVSNQHKGELS
- the tagD gene encoding glycerol-3-phosphate cytidylyltransferase produces the protein MKKVITYGTFDLLHWGHINILKRAKEMGDYLVVAISTDEFNRLKHKESYHSFENRKLILESIRYVDEVIAENNWDQKITDVQEHQIDTFVMGDDWAGEFDFLKEYCEVVYLSRTEGISTSQIKTELGKGS
- a CDS encoding CDP-glycerol glycerophosphotransferase family protein produces the protein MRESIVQIYLLLFRIFYRIFCLLPVRPVTLFWVTYGDNVKPINDALLTEFPNEKRYLIYDKKFVKYPEAWSAEYALPYRRLSFIRLAYLLATSKHHFIDNYIGEYSVAPIRQGTKRIQLWHAAGTLKKFGLTSSKSLMVPKHVLRRFKRVYQRYGDFIVPGGACAKQFMGPHDLPRTVFKTFGVPRTDYWFDEQHQHTKKKLHDAYVKQERRILLYAPTYREYNGMEGQTVRQLEQLTDQGWTILVKLHPTVRSMFTHQKKHVHFVTDEYSINDYLLITDVLITDYSSIPFESCLLDVPTILYTPDIDTYRQIPGIIDSYPDPLPVTCTNQFDVILNWINSDAALEESRTAMEKFKTVWYTEQPGQATRRIVDHYYRKVR
- a CDS encoding Crp/Fnr family transcriptional regulator, with the protein product MLACGTTEANTFVLSAETRMILEDFMTEVTFKKDSIVCWEGELNDKLFYVKQGGVKLSKLTKKGSPLMMFLYFKGDLFGEFDVGEAFPSSYSVETMEDSVLGVISKTKLEELMKQDGVFALEIMRWQALMRKQSETKLRDLLLFGKQGALASTLLRLIAMHGKQVGEDYVISKRPSDSELGQLIGAPRETVNRMFSQWKKDKVISSTTTKIIVHDANYLRDLCHCEGCPVGVCRI
- a CDS encoding cytochrome c oxidase subunit II, encoding MHIHRLEKIWLVFGCVMLAVFLVIIGISAFASGNQPPSDATLIDPTQVDQTKPFDKPGLKKIDENRYEAVMVSQAFQFTPQDMVIKKGATVDFLVTSKDVVHGFEIVKTNVNMMVVPGHINSIEYTFKKAGEYLIVCNEYCGSGHHMMSTKIKVVE
- a CDS encoding b(o/a)3-type cytochrome-c oxidase subunit 1, translated to MNAISRKLKEFEMERGMPATAIGLKEAKLAFAHVSFSLVALLIGGLCGLLQTLVRTGVIPEIAGVGYYELLTAHGLMLAIVFTTLFIFGLLFSFLGQSFGRFEEFPRRLGWVGFWFMMLGVVLVTWMVLAGEASVLYTFYAPLKAHPVFYIGLVIFVVGTWISSGAMFRMYADYKREHKGVHPPLQAYMSIMTVLLWVVATLGVAATILFQLLPLSLGWTDKVGIELSRTLFWYFGHPLVYFWLLPAYIVWYTVIPKIVGGKIFSDALARMSFLLFLLFSFPVGFHHQLLEPGISAFWKYIQVVLTFLVIIPSLMTAFSMFATFELAGRRQGATGLFGWIKKMPYRDVRFLAPFVGMLFFIPAGAGGVINASHQLNIVVHNTLWVTGHFHITVGAAVALTFFGTAYWLVPLLRGRTLTKQLNRIGLIQTMLWTVGMLFMSTAMHISGLLGNPRRTGPAAYFKDSLVADWIPYHVAMAIGGTILFLSILLFLFAMFQLAFRAPKGMEEFPVAETEKAAMQTPLFFENWKLWIFVTFALIAFAYTVPIWHMIENAPPGAPGWKLW